Proteins encoded within one genomic window of Acidiferrobacter thiooxydans:
- a CDS encoding molybdopterin dinucleotide binding domain-containing protein, which yields MTNGGALFKDRDPFAHITYKQPVHSKSCTWADQWLVKLMPEPFAEMNSFDARNLGVKDSDWVIIRSARPIPRDIRPRCRLCPPCGPAWCRFQRRSATGLTIPATGL from the coding sequence ATGACCAACGGTGGCGCCTTGTTTAAGGATAGAGATCCGTTCGCGCACATTACCTACAAACAGCCGGTCCACAGCAAGAGTTGCACCTGGGCGGATCAATGGCTGGTCAAATTGATGCCCGAGCCCTTCGCGGAAATGAATTCGTTCGATGCGCGCAACCTCGGCGTGAAAGACAGCGATTGGGTCATCATCCGGTCGGCGCGACCTATCCCAAGGGATATAAGACCCAGGTGCCGATTATGCCCGCCGTGCGGCCCAGCGTGGTGTCGTTTCCAGCGGCGTTCGGCCACTGGCCTTACAATTCCGGCCACTGGACTGTAA
- a CDS encoding right-handed parallel beta-helix repeat-containing protein has product MTEPTNRVHLLRKLVLPIAIAASLSACVSGGGGAGAGTSVSPGSQSSGNGAPASTSANSNTDAAIPITGSTIPMSQALNTPGAGTGQTIYVSTTGSNSNNGLSPQTPLQTIQQAVDIVRPGGTIEIMGGTYAGGITISNPGTATAWITMEPYQNQPVVIDGGSAMNNLFFTNSSNAPSYWEVKGFTLRSALQYGVQIDTPDVKIVDNDIYYTNYSIIKLVSTAHNIVIWGNQLHDNNHASAQAYVSKAVDMVGAVNVLVAHNNVYNISDIGLYCKGNATDITFADNTLNNIGSRGIMLGQSTGVQFLQPGKTYESYNSIIKNNVITNDQSACLSESSSYDAEIYNNSCYNAAIVHHGAIFISNESALHQAGTNVYIRNNIIEDSSSLPMVVIAPHAMTNYATLHINHNMYYDPAGVTFEWDDKNIYNMPFQTWQQTTGLELNSVVANPQYANVTPVGAVMPSITGNTLLSLSPSSPAINAGVVLPSVTHDINGVARPSTGSYDMGAYQ; this is encoded by the coding sequence GTGACCGAGCCGACAAACCGTGTGCATTTACTGAGAAAGTTGGTATTACCGATTGCCATCGCAGCGTCCCTGTCCGCATGTGTCAGCGGCGGCGGTGGCGCGGGCGCCGGGACCTCGGTAAGTCCGGGATCCCAGTCTTCCGGTAATGGTGCCCCGGCCAGCACCAGCGCCAATAGCAACACCGACGCCGCGATACCCATCACCGGCAGCACCATCCCCATGAGCCAAGCCTTGAATACCCCAGGCGCCGGCACGGGCCAGACCATATATGTGTCGACCACGGGGTCCAACAGCAATAATGGCCTGTCGCCACAGACCCCTTTGCAGACGATCCAGCAAGCCGTCGACATCGTCCGCCCAGGTGGCACGATAGAAATAATGGGTGGCACTTACGCCGGGGGTATCACCATAAGCAATCCCGGAACGGCGACCGCATGGATCACTATGGAGCCTTACCAAAATCAGCCGGTCGTGATCGACGGCGGGTCGGCTATGAACAATCTGTTCTTCACAAACTCGAGCAACGCCCCGAGTTATTGGGAAGTCAAGGGATTTACTTTGCGCAGCGCGCTCCAGTATGGCGTCCAGATAGACACACCGGACGTGAAGATCGTCGACAACGACATCTACTACACAAACTACTCGATCATAAAGCTGGTTAGCACGGCACATAACATAGTCATATGGGGTAACCAGCTCCATGACAACAACCATGCATCGGCGCAGGCCTATGTGTCGAAGGCCGTGGACATGGTAGGCGCGGTCAATGTCTTGGTGGCCCATAACAATGTGTACAACATATCTGACATCGGGCTTTACTGTAAGGGAAATGCGACGGACATCACGTTCGCTGACAACACCCTAAACAATATCGGCAGTCGCGGAATCATGCTCGGCCAATCTACGGGCGTACAGTTCCTGCAGCCTGGAAAAACATACGAGTCCTACAATAGCATCATCAAAAACAACGTTATTACAAACGATCAAAGTGCGTGTTTGTCTGAATCCTCGTCCTACGACGCAGAGATTTACAATAATTCGTGCTACAATGCGGCGATTGTACACCACGGCGCCATTTTTATTTCCAATGAGTCGGCACTCCACCAGGCTGGGACGAACGTCTATATACGCAACAATATCATCGAGGATTCCTCGTCGCTTCCTATGGTCGTCATAGCTCCCCATGCTATGACAAACTATGCGACCTTGCACATAAACCACAACATGTACTATGACCCGGCGGGCGTCACGTTCGAGTGGGATGACAAGAACATCTACAATATGCCATTCCAAACATGGCAGCAGACCACGGGCCTCGAATTGAACAGTGTCGTGGCAAATCCCCAGTACGCGAATGTCACGCCGGTGGGTGCGGTAATGCCGTCGATCACCGGCAATACGCTACTGTCCCTGAGCCCGTCAAGCCCGGCCATAAACGCCGGTGTCGTGTTGCCTTCGGTGACGCACGATATCAATGGAGTGGCGCGGCCGTCCACGGGTTCCTACGATATGGGTGCGTATCAGTAG
- a CDS encoding transposase, whose product MERQVRAQYTADYKAQAVSLAESLGAAKAARKLGISVKTLANWIRISRDGAGFAKDGKRRPVSDVEAENARLRAENAQLRMERDFIKKAAAYFAKESK is encoded by the coding sequence ATGGAACGTCAGGTTCGTGCTCAATATACCGCCGATTACAAGGCGCAGGCAGTGTCATTGGCAGAGAGCCTCGGAGCGGCAAAGGCTGCCCGCAAGCTCGGTATTTCGGTCAAGACGCTGGCTAATTGGATCCGCATTTCGCGTGATGGAGCAGGGTTCGCCAAGGACGGGAAGCGCCGTCCTGTGAGCGATGTGGAAGCTGAGAATGCACGGCTTCGAGCCGAGAATGCTCAGCTGCGCATGGAGCGCGATTTCATAAAAAAAGCCGCAGCGTACTTTGCGAAGGAGTCCAAGTGA
- a CDS encoding TonB-dependent receptor domain-containing protein — protein MKERHSQENGVAGRPTKTALAVALSLVLAGTPLEVWAATAGSAATQENGGTTSNGAVNIGEVGAVSSAAHRKSKVRVPLKAPYSEHVIGAQAIHNASLAQNAQTILARKPSINAFSTGPNGVRSTITFRAFNSGQFSETFDGVPLNDMFNGGTTNQASNRNAIPLTLNDTAGIEIYNGVNNPAVNAYNSLGGTINFVPRQPSRHPGGALGVGYGSFGTVDWNAAANTGSLGGLRSLFAFNRQISQGWVNNSGDQNNNFYYAGILPYNDGRSRVSSYLIVNHNVGYTPHSVPLPLIQKYGTSYDWPLNYDSTRNNDREITGILADRSLLTRTAILRNKVFFQNNDYTRTSYSNPAFAQSASQPYYLPNQGTGYPFWLSYPTGPTYDPAAIFGSTHYGTDYHLYEDVSSDLGYSPSLTFLLPDNEVKIGGNVTYGVLHSAEYWYGSAPVPQQSGYNNAWNERDSRIYSSVYAQDDISLFGRTLHITPGVKYLDAQTTSADNVGFYYPIGGTVSDNESFVSPTLGINYAPLSGFSIYGAYGRNIKFPNIGAFYSNIAEQNAAGQYVVVPVHLSPEYATDYELGTRYEGYGFAGTVNVYRELFTNTFINTTSPISGLSTTVNGGSSRYQGVELGLVQHFQAIPMGRFSVFGNYSYNKAVFTSSFNSAYAGQVSAGQPLADVPTNMVNLGIGWMRGLVHVRIDEKYVGPQYVNQQFAGVPGGLTIPGYAVTNIGVFDTIPFHETDVKSIKLALNIDNVFNKHYIPKAVSNTDYYGNSYLSVFEGMPFSIYGSATVRF, from the coding sequence ATGAAGGAAAGACATTCGCAGGAAAACGGCGTCGCAGGGCGGCCAACGAAGACGGCCCTGGCCGTGGCGCTGAGTCTAGTATTAGCGGGAACGCCTCTGGAGGTCTGGGCGGCGACCGCAGGTTCGGCAGCGACGCAAGAGAACGGCGGCACGACGTCGAATGGGGCCGTAAATATCGGTGAGGTGGGCGCTGTATCCAGCGCAGCACACCGTAAAAGTAAAGTGCGTGTGCCTCTCAAGGCGCCCTACTCGGAGCACGTTATCGGCGCTCAGGCGATTCATAACGCGTCCTTGGCCCAGAATGCCCAGACTATTTTAGCCCGCAAGCCTTCAATCAATGCCTTCAGTACGGGGCCGAACGGCGTACGCAGCACGATCACGTTCCGTGCCTTCAACAGCGGCCAGTTCTCGGAGACCTTCGACGGCGTACCGTTGAACGACATGTTCAATGGTGGCACTACCAATCAGGCGTCGAACCGGAACGCCATCCCTCTCACCCTGAACGACACTGCCGGCATTGAGATCTATAACGGCGTCAACAATCCCGCCGTCAACGCCTATAACTCCCTCGGGGGTACGATTAACTTCGTTCCCCGTCAGCCAAGTCGCCATCCAGGCGGCGCGCTTGGGGTGGGATATGGAAGCTTTGGGACCGTTGACTGGAATGCGGCGGCCAATACCGGATCTTTGGGAGGGTTGCGCTCTCTCTTCGCCTTTAACCGGCAAATTAGCCAGGGATGGGTCAATAATTCCGGCGATCAGAACAACAACTTTTATTACGCCGGAATCCTGCCCTATAACGATGGCCGGTCCCGAGTCTCCAGCTACCTTATCGTGAATCACAACGTGGGTTATACCCCCCACAGCGTGCCTTTGCCGCTCATTCAAAAATACGGGACCAGCTATGATTGGCCCCTGAACTATGATTCCACTAGAAATAACGACAGAGAGATCACAGGCATTCTCGCCGATCGCAGCCTGCTGACGCGGACGGCGATTCTGCGCAATAAGGTCTTTTTCCAAAATAACGATTATACCCGCACCTCTTATAGTAACCCGGCGTTCGCACAGAGTGCGAGTCAACCCTATTACTTACCGAACCAAGGGACTGGTTATCCGTTCTGGCTGTCTTACCCGACCGGTCCCACATACGACCCAGCGGCGATCTTTGGGTCGACGCACTATGGGACGGACTATCATCTATATGAGGATGTCTCATCAGATCTAGGCTACAGTCCTAGCCTGACATTCTTACTCCCGGACAATGAAGTAAAAATTGGCGGTAACGTCACCTATGGGGTGTTGCACTCTGCCGAATATTGGTACGGAAGCGCCCCGGTGCCCCAGCAATCCGGCTATAATAACGCCTGGAATGAGCGGGACTCGCGCATTTACTCGTCGGTATACGCGCAAGATGACATTAGCCTTTTTGGCCGCACGCTTCATATCACGCCCGGCGTGAAATATCTGGATGCCCAGACCACGTCCGCCGATAATGTCGGATTTTATTACCCGATCGGCGGCACAGTTTCCGACAACGAAAGCTTTGTGTCACCGACCCTTGGTATCAATTACGCGCCGCTCTCGGGGTTTAGTATCTACGGGGCCTACGGGCGGAATATAAAGTTTCCAAATATCGGCGCCTTCTATAGTAATATCGCCGAGCAGAATGCGGCCGGACAGTATGTCGTAGTGCCGGTCCATTTGAGCCCAGAATATGCCACGGATTACGAGCTGGGAACGCGGTATGAAGGGTATGGCTTCGCGGGGACCGTGAATGTCTACAGGGAACTCTTTACCAATACGTTCATCAACACGACCAGCCCTATTTCCGGATTGAGCACTACCGTCAATGGCGGGAGCTCGCGCTACCAGGGTGTGGAACTCGGCCTCGTACAGCATTTCCAGGCCATTCCCATGGGACGCTTTAGTGTGTTTGGGAACTACTCGTATAACAAGGCGGTCTTCACGTCTTCGTTCAACTCGGCGTATGCGGGGCAGGTCTCGGCGGGCCAGCCTCTTGCCGATGTTCCTACGAACATGGTGAACCTTGGGATCGGATGGATGCGAGGTTTGGTCCATGTGAGAATTGATGAGAAATATGTGGGGCCCCAGTATGTCAATCAACAGTTTGCGGGGGTGCCCGGAGGTTTGACGATTCCAGGTTATGCTGTCACGAATATCGGTGTCTTTGATACCATACCGTTTCACGAGACAGACGTGAAGAGTATTAAACTGGCATTGAACATCGACAATGTATTCAATAAACACTATATTCCAAAGGCCGTGAGCAACACGGATTACTACGGAAATTCCTACCTGTCCGTGTTTGAGGGCATGCCGTTTTCCATATACGGAAGCGCGACCGTGAGATTTTAG
- a CDS encoding BrnA antitoxin family protein, with the protein MKFATNKYWAAHRPQRRKGRVIIRLSREVAARFRAAGPGWQARLDVAFQKWHDTRELS; encoded by the coding sequence TTGAAGTTCGCCACCAACAAATATTGGGCCGCCCACCGGCCACAGAGACGGAAAGGGCGCGTGATCATACGCCTATCTCGCGAGGTCGCAGCCCGATTTCGCGCCGCCGGTCCGGGATGGCAGGCCCGCCTGGATGTGGCCTTTCAGAAATGGCACGATACACGCGAGCTATCATGA
- a CDS encoding IS3 family transposase — MKYAYIASQRTHYPIGFMCRVLEVSTSGFFAWQARERAPQSDADAPLRAAIIQVHEESRRRYGRRRLTHALRAQGMRINPKRVHRVMREEGLRGVRKGRFVPRTTDSAHQRAIAPNVLQRRFSVDTAVPAWTSDITYVATREGWLYLAVIIALQTRQVLGYSLSDRMPDELVLNALRNACHLQTPPSGTVFHSDRGSQYASDDFRNALGALGMVASMSRKGNCWDNAVSESFFATLKTEEATEPYATKQDAHRAIAQYIHGFYNPVRLHSSLGYLSPNEYARRMQHPDQDPSMRSAA; from the coding sequence GTGAAGTACGCCTATATCGCCTCGCAGCGGACTCACTACCCGATCGGGTTCATGTGCCGGGTACTTGAGGTATCGACGTCGGGATTCTTCGCCTGGCAGGCCCGAGAACGTGCGCCACAGAGCGACGCGGACGCTCCGTTGCGTGCAGCGATCATACAGGTCCACGAGGAAAGCCGGCGCCGCTATGGTCGCCGGCGCCTCACGCATGCCCTGCGCGCACAGGGCATGCGCATCAACCCCAAACGTGTGCATCGAGTGATGCGCGAGGAAGGCTTGCGAGGCGTGCGTAAAGGGCGCTTCGTGCCGCGCACGACCGACAGTGCCCATCAGCGCGCCATCGCCCCGAACGTCCTACAGAGGCGATTTAGCGTCGACACAGCCGTGCCGGCCTGGACAAGCGACATCACGTACGTTGCCACTCGTGAGGGCTGGCTGTACCTGGCGGTGATTATCGCCTTACAGACACGCCAGGTGCTCGGCTACAGCCTCTCGGATCGCATGCCCGATGAGCTGGTGCTCAATGCGCTGCGCAATGCCTGCCATCTCCAGACACCGCCATCCGGTACGGTGTTTCATTCCGACCGCGGCAGCCAGTACGCCAGCGATGATTTCCGCAACGCTCTCGGCGCACTTGGCATGGTGGCCAGCATGAGTCGCAAGGGAAATTGCTGGGACAATGCGGTCTCGGAGAGCTTCTTCGCAACACTGAAGACCGAAGAAGCGACCGAGCCGTATGCGACAAAACAGGACGCCCACAGAGCGATCGCGCAATACATCCACGGATTCTACAATCCTGTCCGCCTGCACTCATCACTCGGATACTTGTCGCCCAACGAGTATGCGCGCAGAATGCAACACCCAGATCAAGACCCGTCTATGAGGTCCGCTGCGTAG
- a CDS encoding VOC family protein has protein sequence MRVLRVYVRIYLAPSALDGAIAFYEAVTGEVCALRFTHPDAGLEVTAVSAVLLIAGPPERLAQVRATQATFLVDNLDAARDTVVAAGGMILEEPRHVPTGRNMRVRHPDDTICEYVEHTAGTPG, from the coding sequence ATGCGAGTCCTGCGCGTGTATGTGCGGATCTACCTAGCGCCATCAGCCCTCGACGGCGCAATCGCGTTTTACGAGGCCGTCACAGGCGAGGTTTGCGCCTTACGTTTTACGCACCCCGATGCGGGGCTTGAAGTTACGGCAGTGAGCGCCGTGCTGTTGATCGCGGGACCACCGGAACGTTTAGCGCAGGTCCGAGCCACGCAGGCGACCTTTCTGGTCGATAACCTCGACGCTGCGCGGGACACGGTCGTGGCTGCGGGTGGCATGATCCTCGAAGAGCCGCGCCACGTCCCCACAGGGCGGAATATGCGCGTGCGGCATCCGGACGATACGATATGCGAATACGTGGAACACACCGCCGGCACGCCGGGGTAA
- a CDS encoding DUF4338 domain-containing protein yields MRYCGREFTPAEIALIREWLTTPQMNRARLSREVCERLGWRRENGALKDMSCRVALNRMHADGLITLPPPRNPKPVTYRSYPDIEQAVCEPAVIPAIDLATLTIDPVLGRAESRLWNAYIERHHYLGHTLMPGAQLRYFVRAQGQIVAALGFGASAWKVKPRDQAIGWTVDQRQRNLHLIVNNARFLILPWIHCPNLASRILALVSRRLPDDWHARYSYRPVLLETFVEKPRFTGTCYKAANWQNLGDTQGRGKLDVLHRHAKPVKSIWIYPLVRDFRRHLCNA; encoded by the coding sequence ATGCGCTACTGCGGACGAGAGTTTACACCAGCCGAGATCGCGCTGATCCGCGAGTGGCTCACGACCCCCCAGATGAACCGTGCTCGTTTATCCCGGGAAGTCTGTGAGAGGCTCGGATGGCGCCGGGAAAATGGCGCTCTGAAGGATATGAGCTGTCGCGTGGCCCTCAACCGCATGCACGCCGATGGGCTGATCACACTGCCCCCGCCGCGCAACCCCAAGCCCGTCACCTACCGGTCCTATCCGGACATCGAACAGGCGGTTTGCGAACCCGCCGTCATCCCGGCCATCGATCTCGCTACGCTCACCATTGATCCGGTCCTCGGCAGAGCCGAATCGCGGCTGTGGAACGCCTATATCGAACGCCACCACTACCTCGGGCATACCCTCATGCCCGGGGCGCAACTGCGCTACTTCGTACGCGCCCAAGGCCAGATCGTCGCGGCCCTGGGCTTCGGGGCCAGCGCCTGGAAGGTCAAGCCCCGCGATCAGGCCATCGGCTGGACGGTCGATCAGCGGCAACGCAATCTGCACCTGATCGTCAACAATGCCCGTTTCCTTATTCTGCCGTGGATCCATTGCCCAAACTTGGCCTCACGGATCCTGGCCTTGGTCAGCCGCCGACTCCCCGACGACTGGCACGCCCGCTACAGCTATCGCCCGGTTCTGCTCGAAACCTTCGTCGAGAAGCCGCGCTTTACCGGTACCTGCTACAAGGCGGCCAACTGGCAAAACCTTGGGGATACTCAAGGGCGCGGTAAGCTCGACGTCTTGCATCGCCACGCAAAGCCCGTCAAAAGTATCTGGATCTATCCGCTCGTGCGGGACTTTCGCCGGCATCTCTGCAACGCATAA